The sequence tatagattaattaaaatataatctcAAAAGAATATcaaattactaattaatcaaGTATTTATTACTTGATTTGAGTTTGGCATGATGTCATAATGATGATAAACATTTTTTTTGATACATCAATTCAATGAACAAAATTGATAATatcaaaatcaattttttttcccaGATCTTGTTTCAGTGGTACTTGTTAATCAGTATCTATGTCAAAATTAGAGAAATATTGCATAGCGTTGTGTGTTATATTCTTCattcatattaatttttaagTGGGTATTCCGAAGATGTGTTATCCTATGATCATCATATCCTTAAGTATttacattaatttattaaaatcttTATTATAAGGGTTAAATTCaaaacttttaatatatactaatgcataaaattaaaataatatctctgataaaaaaaattaaactaatatCTATAGTAATGATAAATTAGATTTTTAGTAGGACTAAAAATAGCACTTAAATTAAAACTCTATAAAATCAGTATAAAATAACTTAAGAATTCATTGATACTTGTTTggtatattataaaaatttcatatataaattgtgaattaattaaataaataattttaaatgaaatatcCTTTATATTGATGTGtaacttttatatatttatccaatcaaaagttttatgttatttaactttactgattttatttttgtagaaCGATACtatattatttttcttacaAACATATATTTCCGCAAtgtatttatgtatttttcgaATCTTTTTGTTTGTATAGATCTAGGTTTCAGTAGGACTTAACAacatatttcattaagtttttTTGTATGcttattgaatttatataataaatttgtattcaaaaaattaataagtcttagaataaaataatagatatattaTTGATAAATAGATAACATCGAACTTTCATGAAAgttagaataataataataatatgatattacacAATTGTCCTTAAGATACATTTAAAAATATGGATAtattaggcaaatcaaattttgtaaaacaaggctcttttataataggtatagataaATTTGCGACCAAAAGAGCCCACCTTAAGATTATTAAACTTTTTTTGtgataatctatgaaaataaagTTGAAGTCAGCCTTGGCAGGCCAATTGCTATTGGCCGCTATACCATGCATGTAAATTCTGAGTAGTTTCTCATTTCCAAAATACATTGCAAATGCATCCATCAAATTAATGCAATTCTAAACAATCAAAGACCAAATCCACTTGTTcagatataatataataaggtataaatttatcaGTTAAAGTAAGAATATTCTTTTCtatattttgtttgttttgaaTGATAACATATTTATCTCACTCTTTATAAGATGGTAACACTCTTGCTTAGTTATAAAGTTATACCTTGCCcaagagaaaatatatatgcTACTCGAAATTTTATATGATCTGTTCGAATTTTTACTACAAATAAGCAAACAATGTATATATAATTGTTTATCTTATTtacacaatatttacaaaaaaaaaactcattttataaatcatttatttattaccTAACTAATCAATACGTTCGGGCCCTTTCTTCACTATATATAAATCtccaattttttcttaaaactcgtgccctaTCATCGAGAGAGGGACAACTATTATTTATGGGGTCCATACTGTGGACTTTATTGTCCGGGTAATAATCAAGGGGGCAATGACATTTACCTATCCAATAATGCATTGCTGTGAACAAAGTTTAGAGAGCAGCATATGAAATCCAGTGATCGGTCGATATGGCAGCGGAGGCGGCGATCTCATCGGCGGTGGCACTGCTCGGCGATCTGCTCATCCAGAAGGTGAAATCGGTGCGAGGCGTGGAGGGGAAGGTCCAGTCGTTGAAAGAAGAGCTGGAGTGGATGCAATCTTTCCTCAAACACGCGAACAAAAAGCAAGCTGAAGACGAGGGGGTGCGTAATTGGATAAAGAAGATCAAAGAAGTCGCTCAAGACGCCGCTCAAGACGCCGAAGATGCCATCGAAATGTTCCTCGTCAACGCCGAGAACGACAAGAACAGAGGCCTCCTCAAGAGATGCACCAGCTTCGCGAAGCGTATGTACCACCTCGACAGAATCGGGGCCGAGATCGAGTCGATCCGAGCTAGGCTCGACGCCATTGACAAGAGCCGCGAGAGGTACGGGATTAAGATTCTCGAAGAGGCGGCGGAGGGGGATTCAACACGGAGGTCACAGGTTGAACTGCGGCGGCAGTTGGCTCATTGGGAAAAGGACGAACACCTGGTGGGCATGGAAGATGATGTGAAGAAGCTGCTGCGAGAATCGGTTCTCGATGAGGAGAGGAGAGGGATTTCGATTGCGGTTATTGAGGGCATGGGTGGCATTGGGAAATCGACGCTTGCTCGGGAGATTTACAACCACCCCAACGTCGTTGCAGGGCGATTCGAGTGTcgtgcttgggtggtggtttcGAGTGAGTTTACGCCGCAAGAGACGATCAAACAGCTGATCTTCCAGCTGCCGAGGTCTAAACAAGACAACGAAGAGCTGCTTAACGAAATCCAGAAATTGGAGGAGTCGATGAAGGACAAGCTATACCTTCAACGGAAGCTTCAGGAAATGCTTCACGAACAGCTGCAGGGCAAGAATTACTTGATAGTTCTGGATGATGTGTGGGAGAAAGAACATTGGGAGTATTTGAGGAGTGCTTTCCCTAATGAACAAGGTATGTAAAAATTATGTTGTTATTTTGAGATATTTAGTCTATTTTTGTTCTGGCACTTCAACTAAATTTCTAATTTCTAGCTTAAACTTTTGAAAGTTTAATAACATATATGTgtcgagaaaagaaaaaaaaaagaattgttTGTTTACATATAAAATATTACTTTATCCGCCCCCAAAAATTTGCCCGAATTTACTTTTTGAGGTGTCAAAAAAAAGTTTGACCgaatattcttatttttttatttttgtacgtGGGCCCACCACCAATTTtacaataaaaattatttttgtacaTGACTCCATCGTCAAATAAACTTTTTATCAccttttattaaaacatgtgctGCTCCCACTGGAACAAACTTTTTAGGGATGGAGAGAGCATCATTTTCCTGAACTTAATTTGATGAACAAAATTTGGTTGTCCCTCGGTCCCTTATATTTATGCATGAAATGTTTtggcatgaattttaataaaaaaattattgagatATTAAAAAGGTTATTGATGGTGAAGAAATTGTTTCCAATTTTGTATATagatagtggagaaagggtctcatattaaatataaaattgccAAATTATATGTGCGATAATATCTTAAATAGAAAGTGCATATATTTGAGAACATATAACAAATGCATAATTGGGACAGGGGAAGAAGATTTTACCATGTTTCTTAGTTGTAACAAATATGACCAAAATGCTTCTTATATAGTAGTTAATTTACTAATGTTTTGGCTACAATTCACAACAACCAAActttctaattgtgaattaagAGCAAAATAGCTATATTTATCTTTGCGGCTACTTTTCATCATGAAACTGActattttgatatattaacaTCTTTACAACATGAAAATGACTATTATTGATTGCTAGAATACGGTGTTAAAATTAGTTTTTATGCTTACAGATAAAACAAGTAGATTAATACTTACTAGTCGCAACAAGATAATTACAAAGTATGATCATTGTCTGCACAAGATGAAGCTTCTAGACTCCAACAAGAGCTGGGAATTGTTCTTGAAGAAGGCATTCACTGGCAGCACCAATGGCACATGCCCACAAGAATTGGAAATTATAGGAAGACATATCTTAGAAAAATGCGATGGTCTACCACTAGCAATTAGTGTGGTAGGAggcttactttttttttttgatcgggcaaagtcatgttagatgttagtaattagttccccatccactccaagaaccccttatctctccattcaccaaaatccaccttatatctccattctccaattcgctcccaagagggatcgaacccgggtcacttcacttaagtgaggacccggtggccagtgggctaagccccctggttgtGGTAGGAGGCTTACTAGTGGAAACCCAAACCAAGAGTAGATGGCAAGAAGTTCTTAACCAAATAAACTCTTACTTGGATACCCCCGAAAACAACGTACCAAAAATCTTGGAGTTGAGTTATCAGAATCTGTCTCCCCAATTGAAATCATGCTTCTTGTGCCTAGCCTTTTTCAAAGAAGATTCTACTATTCCTTCAAAAAGGCTGGTAAATATATGGATTGCACAAGGCTTGATCCAACAAGATGGAAATGGAACAACTGATGAGATAGCCAGAGGCTATTTAAATGAGTTGATCAATCGGAGCATGGTTCAGATTGATGATTTCATCAACGATGATCGAGTGAAGCATTGTCGTCTCCATGATCTTCTTAGGGACCTATGCTTAAGCAAAGCAGAGGAGGAAATGGGCTTGAAGATCGTAAAaggggaggaggaggagggggtTTCATCTGAATCCTCGTATAAACCTCGTCATCATGTTGTCTATGGTAAAAACCTTGAGACTTTCTCGTTCAATCGGAAAAAGCATATTCGCTCTATTTTCCTCCTTAATGTCAGAGGTGAGGACGTTTATGCATCTCGTTACTGGAAGAGCTTTCAACTCCTTAAGATACTCGACCTCGATGGCTCTTCGTTCCAAAGATTGCCAGACTCTTTTCGCTTCTTGCTTGGATTGAAGTACTTTAGAATACGTAGAGATCCGAGTGCCATTGGTTATTTCGTACTGCAGCTCCCAAGTTGGTTTGATCGCCTTAAAAAACTCGAGGTTCTTGATGTGGAGAAGGGGCTTGTGTTGTTCCCAGATGTTGCATTGAAAATGGAAAGGCTACGTCACTTCCATATACATAGCGTCTATGGCAGAACGATGATGATAGAAAATTGGAAAAGCATTGAGAGTTTAAAACTCATCAGACTCGAGGATTGGCTGGAATGCAGCTCAAGACTAATGGCTAGTTGTCATCTTCGTGATTTGGGCATATGTATTACCGGAATGGAAGGAAGCGATGAGTTTAGTCGGGCGCGAGCGTCGTTGGAAAAGATGACGAATCTTGTGGAACTACACTTAGAAATCACCATGTCGTTTTCAATGGAAGAAATTATTCCAAATCTCGAGAGTCTCACTATACTTAAACTGGATGGTGGCATGCTCAAATGTCCAGCTGCGAGTGTGTTTCCCCCAAATCTTTCTCATCTCACATTGTGTAACCTAAATGATGATCCCATGCAAGAGTTGGGTAAGCTACCAAAGCTACAATACCTCACCTTATCAAGTTTAGTAGCTCTTTACATGTGTGACAGAATGAAAGTATTGCATGATGGGTTCCCCTGTCTCAAGGCCCTCTCCCTCCAAAGCATGGGTTTGTTGAGATGTATCGACATCGAAGAAGGTGGAATGCCGCACCTCAAACAACTCGAAATTCATCATTGCCCAAATTTGGAGGCTGAGAATCTGCCCAAACACATCATCGTATTAGCAGGGTAAATTGGATGTTGCTTAATCATTGTTGTTTTGTATTATAAAATGGTTTTTGATGCCTCATTTCATATTGTGAGTTTCATATTTGCCtcatttgatatgtatatttcTTATTAAAGGTTTATTTATGCCCTACTTGTTATAGCATTGAACCTATATATATTAGTAATGCATTGTCAGTTGATCATGGATGACCTACTTATGTGCAATTGTGATTGGCTATCTAGATTGTTcgttatatatatactattcTTCACCTATACACATGTGCATTTTACTCttactcttttatttttctaatgaccagaaaatattattttgtatctaagattttctaaaatatgtatattatttTGTACTCTATATGAATAAcgtgagttttaataaagtgattgagtgTGTTTTGATGGAATAAAGGTCTCCCCTTTATATATgagagtgttaaaataattaaagtgaagtAAGAGCCTTATTTTATAGGATTGTGTGGagtacttttactaaaaatatcaAAGGATACTAGCTAAATTATGATAGACTAAAATGGAAACATGAATATTAAATTGTGGGATGGAATGAGTATATGTTTTATaccaacaaaaacaaaaatcactacaaaaaaacgcgtaaatagcgacgaaaattaccgacggcggcgccgccgccggcaattaccgacggcacggcggcggcaaaaaaggcgggtcgccttttgactattaccggcgcattaccgacggcaaacgggccgccgctaattagcggcggttacgccgtcgctaattaaaatatatattaatataaatatatattatttattaccgacggcaattgccgtcggtatttaccggcggcaaccggccgccgctaatcaccaccgccggtgacatccggcgatagcaccaccgccgtccagccaaaattaccgacggcatttttccgccgctaattaccgacggcatttgccgtcggtaattaattttattttatttttattttttttatttttttattttttttttcatttttttttcatttatcatctaataaattgatcaaagataaaaatacaaaaacattaaaatcaaatatatattgaaatacaagtgaaaatttaaacattgattattactaatctaagattattactaagaattcaagattcttagtaagaatcttataattataacttaagaatgttaatttgcttagtgattcactcatcaatcatcactaatctaagattattactaagaattcaagattcttagtaagaatcttataattataacttaagaatgttaatttgattagtgattcactcatcaatcatcactaatccaagattattactaagaattcaagattcttagtaagaatcttataattataacttaagaatgttaatttgattagtgattcactcatcaatcatcactaatccaagattattactaagaattcaagattcttagtaagaatcttataattataacttaagaatgttaatttgattagtgattcactcatcaatcatcactaatccaagattattactaagaattcaagattcttagtaagaatcttataattataacttaagaatgttaatttgattagtgattcactcatcaatcatcactaatccaagattattactaagaattcaagattcttagtaagaatcttataattataacttaagaatgttaatttgattagtgattcactcatcaatcaacgctaatccaagattattactaagaattcaagattcttagtaagaatcttacaattataacttaataatgttaatttgattagtgattcactcatcaatcaacgctaatccaagattattactaagaattcaagattcttagtaagaatcttataattataacttaagaatgttaatttgattagtgattcactcatcaatcatcactaatccaagattattactaagaattcaagattcttagtaagaatcttataattataacttaagaatgttaatttgattaatgattcactcatcaatcatcactaatccaagattcttactaagaattcaagattcttagtaagaatcttataattataacttaagaatgttaatttgattagtgattcactcatcaatcaacactaaggttatgaatggtgtataaactagattgataaaaaaaaaaaaaaacgaaaattaataataaattaattaataaatatttttccgacataaaaataagaacggaaacgagccaaatccgtaattaacaatattttttgtatatcatctcgacatattctaaggttatgaatatatatgatattgtatattgaagtagactttaaatgaattaatagatactatatatatcaataatacgagtgttctgtaccggtgaccattcgaaaagaa comes from Salvia miltiorrhiza cultivar Shanhuang (shh) chromosome 3, IMPLAD_Smil_shh, whole genome shotgun sequence and encodes:
- the LOC131017505 gene encoding disease susceptibility protein LOV1-like produces the protein MAAEAAISSAVALLGDLLIQKVKSVRGVEGKVQSLKEELEWMQSFLKHANKKQAEDEGVRNWIKKIKEVAQDAAQDAEDAIEMFLVNAENDKNRGLLKRCTSFAKRMYHLDRIGAEIESIRARLDAIDKSRERYGIKILEEAAEGDSTRRSQVELRRQLAHWEKDEHLVGMEDDVKKLLRESVLDEERRGISIAVIEGMGGIGKSTLAREIYNHPNVVAGRFECRAWVVVSSEFTPQETIKQLIFQLPRSKQDNEELLNEIQKLEESMKDKLYLQRKLQEMLHEQLQGKNYLIVLDDVWEKEHWEYLRSAFPNEQDKTSRLILTSRNKIITKYDHCLHKMKLLDSNKSWELFLKKAFTGSTNGTCPQELEIIGRHILEKCDGLPLAISVVGGLLVETQTKSRWQEVLNQINSYLDTPENNVPKILELSYQNLSPQLKSCFLCLAFFKEDSTIPSKRLVNIWIAQGLIQQDGNGTTDEIARGYLNELINRSMVQIDDFINDDRVKHCRLHDLLRDLCLSKAEEEMGLKIVKGEEEEGVSSESSYKPRHHVVYGKNLETFSFNRKKHIRSIFLLNVRGEDVYASRYWKSFQLLKILDLDGSSFQRLPDSFRFLLGLKYFRIRRDPSAIGYFVLQLPSWFDRLKKLEVLDVEKGLVLFPDVALKMERLRHFHIHSVYGRTMMIENWKSIESLKLIRLEDWLECSSRLMASCHLRDLGICITGMEGSDEFSRARASLEKMTNLVELHLEITMSFSMEEIIPNLESLTILKLDGGMLKCPAASVFPPNLSHLTLCNLNDDPMQELGKLPKLQYLTLSSLVALYMCDRMKVLHDGFPCLKALSLQSMGLLRCIDIEEGGMPHLKQLEIHHCPNLEAENLPKHIIVLAG